ATTCGGCTGTTTCCCGCCTGTTTGAAGTCGACAAACCGTCCGAAGCGTGGAAAAAGATAGTCGGACCCAAAGATATCGTCGGGATAAAGAGCAATGTCTGGGGGCCTTTGCCGACACCTTCGGAAGTCGAACAGGCGATAGAGGCAGGCATCCTCTCGGCCGGAGTAGAGAAAGAAAATATCGCTATCGACGATCGCGGTGTTTTACGGAGCGAAGTTTTCAAAAACGCCACAGCCCTGATAAATGTGCGTCCCCTGAGGACTCATCACTGGTCCGGCATCGGCGGATGCTTGAAGAACCCGATCATGTTTACCCCGACACCGTGGAAGTACCACGACAACTCCTGTGCCGATCTCGGCCTGG
This genomic stretch from Candidatus Zixiibacteriota bacterium harbors:
- a CDS encoding DUF362 domain-containing protein — its product is SAVSRLFEVDKPSEAWKKIVGPKDIVGIKSNVWGPLPTPSEVEQAIEAGILSAGVEKENIAIDDRGVLRSEVFKNATALINVRPLRTHHWSGIGGCLKNPIMFTPTPWKYHDNSCADLGLVWKLPEVKGKVRLNILVLLTPHFYSVGPHNFDAKYTWPYRGLLVSTDPVASDAVGISLFNAKRKEYFERERPIKPPPHHVVFADTRHGLGVSDLNKIELVKLGWMENSYF